Proteins from a single region of Candidatus Brocadiia bacterium:
- a CDS encoding transglutaminase family protein, translated as MVIRKQAKIIIFILAGLLSVSSCQQAVYKVNESKQLEKVDMGAVVDEIINTPENQINILKYSLLLSKAVEPGLNIELQKQRFDNMAETISPKLKGITDPKEIINVLNNYIFKDLKFRMPKVKSLEELEFKHKFYPIVLDTKEGDCGGVGMIYLCLAERLNLPIYGVRLPRHFFLRYDDGKTRINIETTSNGKNMTDQEYITLLEPVLNKANKDGAEFGFMRNMTKKQVLASFLFSGIAIKDYNPDKELVTWEIMCVDYAIKIDSDEWSYYSFKGSVLIPLDPALKDQYRKALKELLKAYDLYHYDLSVIVKIAIGYFRLGDFVNSKNKCDELLSLYNWKDVEKRYDTEMVTMLIKMRDECQKKMEDMPVPK; from the coding sequence ATGGTGATTAGAAAACAGGCTAAAATTATAATTTTCATCTTGGCCGGACTGCTGTCCGTGTCATCCTGCCAACAAGCTGTTTATAAAGTCAATGAATCCAAGCAACTAGAAAAAGTTGATATGGGGGCGGTGGTTGACGAGATTATAAACACGCCAGAAAACCAAATAAACATCTTGAAATATTCCTTATTGCTGAGCAAAGCCGTTGAGCCAGGGTTGAATATCGAACTGCAGAAACAGCGATTTGATAATATGGCCGAAACAATCAGTCCCAAATTAAAAGGCATAACAGATCCCAAGGAAATTATTAACGTGTTGAATAATTATATTTTTAAAGACCTTAAATTTAGGATGCCAAAAGTAAAATCGCTGGAGGAGCTGGAGTTTAAACATAAGTTTTATCCCATAGTATTAGATACCAAGGAGGGCGATTGTGGCGGTGTTGGTATGATATATCTTTGTCTGGCTGAACGGCTTAACCTGCCGATTTACGGAGTCCGACTGCCGAGGCATTTTTTTCTGAGATATGATGATGGTAAAACAAGGATAAATATAGAGACCACAAGCAATGGGAAAAATATGACCGACCAGGAATATATAACGCTTCTTGAACCGGTGCTTAATAAGGCAAACAAAGATGGCGCTGAATTCGGTTTTATGAGGAATATGACCAAGAAACAAGTATTGGCAAGTTTTTTATTTAGTGGTATTGCGATAAAAGATTATAATCCTGATAAGGAATTAGTGACATGGGAGATTATGTGTGTCGATTATGCAATTAAAATAGACTCTGATGAGTGGTCGTATTATTCTTTCAAGGGATCCGTATTAATTCCCCTGGATCCGGCGCTAAAAGACCAATATAGAAAGGCGCTAAAAGAACTTTTAAAAGCGTATGATTTGTATCATTACGATTTAAGTGTTATTGTGAAAATAGCTATAGGATATTTTCGTTTAGGTGATTTTGTAAATAGTAAGAATAAATGTGATGAGTTATTGAGTTTATATAATTGGAAGGATGTTGAAAAAAGGTATGATACGGAAATGGTGACTATGTTGATTAAGATGAGGGATGAATGTCAGAAAAAGATGGAAGATATGCCTGTTCCCAAGTAA